In Treponema primitia ZAS-2, a genomic segment contains:
- a CDS encoding helix-turn-helix domain-containing protein has translation MKKSRTALLPTQQRTMAALSENLRLARLRRDLSAAQVSERAGISRTTLYKMETGDPGVAIGAYLRVLYVLNLEGDLLKLAGDDPFGRTLQDAKLASRVRERASKLRKG, from the coding sequence ATGAAAAAATCAAGGACAGCCTTGCTACCAACCCAGCAGAGAACCATGGCCGCTTTAAGCGAAAACCTCAGGCTTGCCCGGCTGCGGCGGGACCTTTCTGCGGCCCAGGTATCGGAACGGGCGGGGATAAGCAGGACCACCCTCTATAAAATGGAGACCGGGGACCCGGGGGTGGCTATAGGGGCCTATCTCAGGGTTCTCTATGTTTTGAATTTAGAAGGGGATCTGCTCAAGCTTGCCGGGGATGATCCCTTCGGACGGACCTTGCAGGATGCCAAGCTGGCGTCCCGGGTCCGGGAACGGGCGTCGAAGTTGAGGAAAGGGTAA
- a CDS encoding type II toxin-antitoxin system HipA family toxin — protein sequence MGDIYAYLEMPGHTGPIQIGILHSDIVRGKEVFSFAGGDEWLLHREFQVLDPALGPFLGRQYPREGRPNFGLFMDSAPDRWGRMLIKRRESMAARLEGRAPRTLHETDFLLGVYDGSRMGALRLKLDRDGDFLDKHREAAIPPWASLRNLEYASLNLEREDSADEKDYMQWLNLLFKPGSSLGGARPKATAADRKGHLWIAKFPSVNDTKDTGAWERVVNELAADCGITVPESKAQRFSNRHHTFLAKRFDRSAEGKRLHFASAMTLLDRQDGDDHSAGASYLDIAGVIIRSGADINRNLEELWRRMVFNIAVSNCDDHLRNHGFLLSPAGWVLSPAYDMNPDENGTGLTLNITETDNALDFDLPMEVISYFRLREEKALAILAEVRHSVSNWRTLADKYGISKMQQDMTEAAFRA from the coding sequence ATGGGCGACATATATGCATATCTGGAGATGCCGGGCCATACCGGGCCAATTCAAATCGGGATCCTCCATAGCGATATAGTCCGGGGAAAAGAGGTTTTTTCCTTTGCCGGCGGCGATGAGTGGCTCCTGCACCGGGAATTCCAGGTCCTGGATCCCGCTTTGGGGCCTTTTCTTGGCCGGCAGTATCCCCGAGAAGGCCGGCCGAATTTCGGGCTGTTTATGGATTCCGCGCCGGACCGCTGGGGACGTATGCTGATAAAGCGCCGGGAAAGCATGGCCGCCCGCCTGGAGGGACGCGCCCCAAGGACCCTGCACGAGACCGATTTTTTGCTGGGAGTATACGACGGCAGCCGCATGGGGGCGCTCCGGCTCAAGCTGGACAGGGATGGTGATTTTCTTGACAAGCACCGGGAAGCGGCGATACCGCCCTGGGCTTCCCTCCGTAATCTGGAATATGCCAGCCTGAACCTTGAGCGGGAGGACAGCGCCGATGAAAAGGACTATATGCAATGGCTCAATCTGCTGTTCAAGCCCGGCTCCTCTCTGGGCGGCGCGCGCCCCAAGGCAACGGCGGCGGACCGGAAAGGCCATTTGTGGATCGCCAAATTCCCCAGCGTGAACGATACTAAGGATACCGGCGCCTGGGAAAGGGTGGTAAACGAACTAGCGGCTGACTGCGGCATCACTGTCCCTGAGTCAAAGGCACAACGCTTCTCAAACCGGCATCACACTTTTCTTGCCAAGCGCTTTGACAGGAGTGCTGAAGGCAAGCGCCTACATTTTGCATCCGCCATGACCCTACTGGACAGGCAGGATGGGGATGATCACAGCGCCGGCGCAAGCTACCTTGATATAGCGGGGGTAATAATACGCAGCGGCGCTGATATAAATCGGAACCTGGAAGAACTGTGGCGGCGTATGGTGTTCAACATCGCTGTGTCCAACTGCGATGACCATCTGCGCAACCACGGTTTTTTGCTAAGCCCGGCAGGATGGGTTTTATCCCCGGCCTACGATATGAATCCCGATGAAAACGGGACCGGGCTAACCCTCAATATTACTGAAACCGACAATGCCCTGGATTTCGATCTCCCCATGGAGGTTATTTCCTATTTCAGGCTAAGGGAAGAGAAAGCCCTGGCCATATTGGCGGAGGTCAGGCACTCGGTATCAAACTGGAGAACCCTGGCGGATAAGTACGGCATTTCAAAGATGCAGCAGGATATGACCGAAGCGGCGTTTAGGGCTTAG
- a CDS encoding response regulator, which translates to MESEQELLILVDDNPTNLMNGINVLSEKYNVFTAPSAKKMFALLEKHRPDLILLDIEMPEMNGYEAIKILKGKDETRDIPVIFLTGKSETNDELDGLTLGAIDYITKPFVPSLLLKRIEVHLLVESQKRTLGSQKQKLETQQQELQYYNDNLKKAFSTYVSGDVVQDVMSDPSRLQLGGSKRNMTALFTDIQGFTTISEKLDPEDLVQLLNIYLSGMSNIILEQKGTIDKYEGDAIMAFFGAPLDLPDHARRACISAILMKNKEQEINTFLIEKGLSPVPLFTRIGINTGDMVVGNMGSERKMNYTIMGNAVNLASRLEGVNKYYKSRILVTEETIRAAGDGFLARRLDTVRVVGVVTPIQVHELLDTTESVTAETLQLADLFNRARDSFENRDWAAAETAFEAVLKADPNDGPAQLFLERTKAFRQKPPEADWDGVFNLSEK; encoded by the coding sequence ATGGAAAGTGAACAGGAACTGCTAATACTGGTGGATGATAATCCCACCAACTTGATGAATGGGATAAATGTGTTAAGTGAAAAGTACAATGTTTTTACCGCCCCATCGGCAAAAAAAATGTTTGCCCTTTTGGAAAAACACCGGCCGGACCTGATTCTGCTTGATATTGAAATGCCTGAAATGAACGGTTACGAGGCGATCAAAATCCTCAAGGGAAAGGATGAAACCAGAGACATCCCGGTTATCTTCCTGACCGGCAAAAGTGAAACCAACGACGAACTTGATGGTTTGACCCTGGGCGCTATTGATTATATAACCAAGCCCTTTGTACCATCACTGTTACTGAAACGAATCGAGGTACACCTTCTGGTTGAATCCCAAAAAAGGACCCTGGGATCCCAGAAACAAAAACTGGAGACCCAGCAGCAGGAATTGCAGTATTACAACGATAATCTTAAGAAGGCATTTTCAACCTATGTATCCGGAGATGTGGTCCAAGATGTGATGAGCGATCCTTCCCGTTTGCAGCTTGGGGGATCCAAACGGAATATGACGGCGCTTTTTACGGATATTCAGGGTTTTACCACCATTTCAGAAAAACTGGACCCGGAAGATCTGGTACAACTGCTCAATATCTATCTTTCAGGCATGAGTAATATTATTTTAGAACAGAAGGGAACCATAGATAAGTATGAAGGGGACGCTATTATGGCCTTTTTCGGCGCCCCCTTGGATCTGCCGGATCACGCCCGGCGGGCATGTATTTCCGCGATATTAATGAAAAACAAGGAACAGGAAATCAATACCTTTCTTATTGAAAAAGGGTTAAGCCCGGTTCCTCTTTTTACCCGGATCGGGATCAATACAGGGGACATGGTGGTGGGGAACATGGGCAGCGAACGAAAAATGAACTACACTATCATGGGAAACGCAGTAAATCTGGCATCCCGGCTTGAGGGAGTTAACAAATATTACAAAAGCCGTATTCTGGTGACCGAGGAAACCATTAGGGCTGCGGGGGACGGCTTTCTGGCCCGCCGGCTCGACACAGTGCGGGTGGTAGGAGTGGTGACGCCGATACAAGTCCATGAGCTTTTGGATACCACCGAATCGGTGACGGCAGAAACCCTGCAACTTGCCGACTTATTTAACCGCGCCCGGGACAGCTTTGAAAACCGGGACTGGGCTGCCGCAGAAACGGCCTTTGAGGCTGTATTAAAAGCGGACCCAAATGACGGGCCGGCCCAGTTGTTTCTGGAACGGACAAAGGCCTTCCGGCAAAAGCCGCCGGAAGCGGATTGGGACGGGGTATTTAATTTAAGCGAGAAATAA
- a CDS encoding ATP-binding protein, with protein sequence MNKRNGSAKALDSFNTLMATTPNLIALVDEMNRVTYISRPLAVMAHIENYEMARGRPLMDLFREMDIKLMIRDVLTTEGFYTDMKELKINGESHYFKIVADKLRGTSLGKFIDISDITPIVQARYEAEAASQAKSDFLAKMSHEIRTPMNAIIGMSELILREDTSPSVSENAGNVKQAGMNLLSIINDILDFSKIESGKMEILSEEYWLSSLLHDVTNIIRMRLTDKPIAFTVNINSALPGRLKGDETRVRQVLLNLLSNAVKYTKEGSVTFSVFGSGEEEGRILLNFEAADTGIGIKKEDMGRLFREFAQFDSHVNKSVEGTGLGLAITKRLCQAMGGDVTVSSVYGEGSVFTATFPQEIIDRTPLGDLGDYTYKYDKGQKTGVRFTAPDARLLIVDDIVTNLNVAKGLLSLYQMDITTATSGKEAIELIKKNRYDIVFMDHMMPEMDGIEATAAIRAWEDEQQMLVEFEPKDQTPKEQSSKEYAKHIPIIALTANAVTGMKEMFLSRDFNDYLSKPIEISKLDGMMNKWIPVEKRVDAKVGTSPERTEETTDIKIDGVDTARGLAMTGGSEVSYRKVLGSFRKDALDRLPSLERLPKEQELSLFTTNVHALKSAAATIGAAGVSHEAAELEAAGKAGDLTRIADGLSGFYQNLKILADQIGAALNAGATVKTDSDISQYLPLFMKLKEALEQEQPGLIRSILTDIENKPIDNKTKELIDRVSNAVLMTEFDDALSAMDELIKKHERRSRHGK encoded by the coding sequence ATGAATAAAAGAAACGGATCCGCAAAGGCCCTGGACTCTTTCAATACCCTGATGGCGACAACTCCGAACCTTATAGCCCTGGTGGACGAGATGAACCGGGTGACCTATATCAGCCGTCCCCTGGCAGTAATGGCCCATATTGAGAATTATGAAATGGCCAGAGGACGCCCCCTGATGGATCTATTCCGCGAAATGGATATTAAGCTCATGATCCGCGATGTTTTAACTACCGAAGGTTTTTATACCGACATGAAGGAACTCAAAATAAACGGCGAATCCCATTATTTTAAAATCGTAGCCGACAAACTGCGGGGGACTTCCCTTGGCAAATTTATCGATATCAGCGATATTACGCCTATTGTACAGGCAAGGTATGAAGCGGAGGCGGCCTCTCAGGCCAAGAGCGATTTTCTTGCAAAGATGAGCCATGAAATACGCACCCCCATGAATGCGATCATCGGGATGTCGGAACTGATACTGCGGGAGGACACTTCCCCCTCGGTGAGTGAAAACGCCGGGAATGTGAAGCAGGCCGGGATGAACCTTTTGTCCATCATCAACGACATCCTGGACTTTTCAAAAATCGAATCGGGTAAAATGGAGATCCTGTCCGAAGAATATTGGCTCTCTTCCCTGCTCCACGATGTAACCAATATCATCCGTATGCGCCTGACCGATAAACCAATCGCTTTTACGGTAAACATAAACAGCGCCCTGCCGGGTAGACTGAAGGGTGATGAAACCCGCGTCAGGCAGGTACTTCTGAATTTGCTTTCCAACGCGGTGAAATATACAAAAGAAGGGAGCGTCACCTTCTCGGTTTTCGGATCAGGGGAAGAGGAAGGCAGGATCCTTCTGAACTTTGAGGCGGCGGACACCGGCATCGGCATCAAGAAAGAAGACATGGGACGGCTCTTTAGGGAATTCGCCCAGTTTGACAGCCATGTTAATAAAAGTGTGGAAGGTACGGGGTTGGGACTTGCTATCACCAAACGGCTGTGCCAAGCCATGGGCGGGGATGTGACGGTTTCCAGCGTCTACGGCGAGGGCAGTGTTTTTACGGCAACTTTCCCCCAGGAGATAATCGACCGTACCCCCCTGGGTGATCTGGGCGATTATACGTACAAATACGACAAAGGACAAAAAACCGGTGTACGGTTTACCGCTCCGGATGCCCGGCTCCTCATCGTTGACGATATTGTTACCAACCTGAATGTAGCCAAGGGCCTCCTGAGTTTATATCAGATGGATATCACCACTGCTACAAGCGGAAAAGAAGCAATAGAACTGATAAAGAAAAACCGCTACGATATTGTCTTCATGGACCACATGATGCCCGAAATGGACGGTATTGAAGCGACCGCAGCCATCCGTGCCTGGGAAGATGAACAGCAAATGTTAGTGGAGTTTGAGCCGAAGGATCAAACTCCTAAGGAACAAAGTTCCAAGGAATATGCGAAGCATATTCCCATCATAGCCTTGACTGCGAATGCAGTAACGGGGATGAAGGAAATGTTTTTATCCAGGGACTTTAACGATTATCTTTCCAAGCCCATAGAAATTTCCAAACTTGACGGGATGATGAACAAGTGGATACCTGTTGAAAAACGGGTAGATGCCAAAGTAGGAACTTCTCCGGAAAGAACTGAGGAAACCACGGATATAAAAATTGACGGGGTGGATACCGCCAGGGGTCTGGCCATGACCGGGGGCAGTGAAGTCTCTTACCGTAAAGTGCTTGGCTCCTTCCGTAAAGATGCCCTGGACCGGCTGCCTTCACTGGAGCGCCTTCCCAAGGAACAGGAACTTTCCCTTTTTACCACCAACGTACACGCCCTCAAGAGCGCCGCCGCCACCATCGGAGCCGCCGGGGTATCACATGAGGCGGCGGAGTTGGAGGCCGCAGGAAAAGCAGGGGACTTAACTCGTATCGCAGATGGACTGTCGGGATTTTACCAGAATCTGAAGATCCTGGCAGATCAGATAGGAGCAGCGCTGAACGCCGGGGCCACCGTTAAAACTGATTCCGATATTTCCCAATACCTTCCCTTGTTTATGAAGCTAAAGGAAGCGCTGGAACAGGAGCAGCCGGGGCTTATCCGCAGTATCCTTACGGATATTGAGAACAAGCCCATTGACAATAAAACGAAAGAGCTTATTGATCGTGTTTCTAATGCGGTCTTGATGACGGAATTTGATGATGCGTTATCAGCAATGGATGAACTGATAAAAAAACATGAAAGGAGAAGCCGCCATGGAAAGTGA
- a CDS encoding diacylglycerol/lipid kinase family protein has product MNRAVNDILNMRHLFIINPVSFGRRTDMDAVMLDIENCFAELGLQDYAFFVSRFPRDAIGEIRRFAGEAGEKKTIRIYAVGGDGILFDCLNGVIGLENAELAAVPYGNSNDFVRAFGEGKEALFRDIKKQAVSPVILTDVIFCGNNYALNTCTIGMEAYAVHKAAELHALYTPYLTKFSHPIRKALYDFTFFWAGVISAFTPSIIKQKYSITIDGEEFSGNYATINIANGPCYGGDKKAAIAAMPDDGLLDVLLFNSTNSLNVIRIGTGYLYGKYRKFPSYITYKRATEVTVRSEKPLVLQLDGEIFLDTNITAKIIPQAVKIAAPGGSVYERRAVLHE; this is encoded by the coding sequence ATGAACAGAGCAGTGAATGATATCCTGAATATGAGGCATTTGTTCATTATAAACCCGGTTTCTTTTGGACGCCGGACTGATATGGATGCTGTTATGCTCGATATCGAAAACTGTTTTGCCGAGCTGGGCTTGCAGGATTACGCTTTCTTTGTCTCGCGTTTCCCGAGAGACGCCATCGGCGAAATCAGAAGATTCGCCGGGGAAGCGGGAGAGAAAAAAACAATCCGTATATATGCCGTTGGCGGAGACGGCATTCTGTTTGACTGCCTGAATGGCGTTATCGGGCTGGAAAATGCGGAACTTGCTGCAGTTCCTTACGGAAACAGCAACGATTTTGTCCGCGCCTTTGGCGAAGGGAAGGAAGCCCTGTTCAGGGACATCAAAAAACAGGCCGTGTCGCCGGTCATTCTCACGGATGTGATATTCTGCGGGAACAATTACGCCTTAAATACCTGTACCATCGGTATGGAAGCCTATGCGGTTCACAAGGCTGCGGAATTACATGCCTTGTATACACCATACCTGACAAAATTTTCTCACCCCATACGCAAAGCGCTCTATGATTTCACATTTTTTTGGGCAGGGGTCATCTCGGCGTTTACCCCAAGTATCATCAAGCAAAAATACAGCATTACTATTGACGGTGAAGAATTCAGCGGAAATTACGCGACGATCAACATTGCAAATGGTCCCTGTTATGGGGGTGACAAAAAAGCCGCCATCGCCGCTATGCCGGATGACGGGCTGCTTGATGTGCTGCTTTTCAACAGTACCAACAGCCTGAATGTCATACGGATAGGCACCGGTTATCTATACGGAAAATACCGGAAGTTTCCTTCATACATCACCTACAAAAGGGCGACCGAAGTTACGGTCCGGTCAGAGAAACCGCTGGTGCTGCAATTGGACGGCGAGATATTCCTGGATACGAACATCACGGCCAAAATTATCCCCCAGGCGGTAAAAATCGCTGCTCCCGGCGGTTCGGTATACGAGAGGAGGGCGGTACTCCATGAATAA
- a CDS encoding hybrid sensor histidine kinase/response regulator yields the protein MENRVWSFLKGQKVIFVFFIFVVLIILITINVNILMRRTVSLMEAAVQNHLMSAAAAAADYIPPEELDRYQTEEDTDTPDYEALREKLVEFADKYHVLYVYYWRDFGDGQLQYIADNDPDPVTQCSPDDLFPIEEYALKALSGEISTTDLGFYTPTWGGLISGFAPVYDRDGNIICIAGVDISDEILLRQRNDTLFLNAILIGAILISIAYSTVSALLYRNKANQSESANIAKSRFISNMSHEIRTPMNAIIGISELALREETPPRLTEYLSEIRQAGNNLLSIINDILDFSKIESGKLQIINAPYLLSSLLNDVVNIIRIKVGDKPIIFLVNVDPRLPNNLIGDESRIRQILINILSNAAKYTKEGYVKLTVSAQAKDGSLNLIFETADSGMGIRKEDFVHLFGDFVRLDETRTRGIEGTGLGLAITRSLCRAMDGDITVTSEYGKGSVFIARIPQRYQGEEKLALVENPGAKGVLLFTPEGMYAASIRQTLYDLEVPALTAGSREEFFKRLGELPFAFVPVPELEEARRIIGEKRLDTKIAILAHLGEFPAYKDIPVIEAPAYAIPIANVLNGVSGTQEKKYSAVKFTAPEGRILIVDDIVTNLTVAEGLLAPYQMKVTCCTGGIEAIGLVEKNRYDLVFMDHMMPGMDGIEATKAIRDLHTEYSQALPIVALTANAISGMREMFLEKGFNDYISKPIELKQLDEILRKWIPEAKKQKVASPSAVSPKTAATPGAIPGVDTARGLAMTGGSEVSYRKVLSSFRNDALERLPLMERLPTESELSQFTTNVHALKSAAGTIGAAAVSQEAEELEAAGKAGDLALITDLLSGFYRDLQNLADGIGRVLNDGALQNQDSNTTGRAAEYLPLFTELAESLKQEDIGTVHRLLAELEAAALDGKTRDSLAAISNAVLMSDFEDAIKAVERMLSE from the coding sequence GTGGAGAATCGTGTATGGTCTTTTCTGAAGGGCCAAAAAGTCATATTTGTATTTTTTATCTTTGTTGTCCTTATTATTCTCATTACCATCAATGTTAATATCCTTATGCGCCGTACCGTTAGCCTGATGGAAGCTGCGGTCCAGAACCACCTTATGTCCGCCGCCGCTGCCGCCGCAGATTATATCCCCCCGGAAGAGCTGGATCGGTATCAAACCGAAGAGGATACAGACACTCCGGATTATGAAGCCCTAAGGGAAAAGCTGGTAGAGTTCGCCGATAAATACCATGTGCTGTACGTCTATTATTGGCGGGATTTCGGGGACGGGCAGCTCCAGTATATTGCTGACAACGACCCGGATCCTGTCACCCAGTGCAGCCCGGATGATCTGTTTCCCATCGAAGAGTATGCCCTAAAAGCCCTCTCCGGGGAGATCTCTACCACGGATCTGGGCTTCTATACCCCCACCTGGGGGGGGCTTATCAGCGGTTTTGCGCCGGTGTATGACCGGGATGGAAATATTATCTGTATTGCCGGGGTGGATATAAGTGACGAAATACTTCTTCGCCAGCGTAACGATACCCTTTTTCTCAATGCCATCCTGATAGGTGCCATTCTTATTTCCATAGCCTACAGTACCGTGAGCGCTTTGCTGTACCGAAATAAAGCAAATCAAAGCGAAAGCGCCAATATCGCCAAAAGCCGCTTTATTTCCAATATGAGCCACGAAATACGCACCCCCATGAACGCCATCATCGGTATCAGTGAGCTTGCCCTGCGGGAAGAAACGCCGCCGAGGCTGACCGAGTATCTTAGCGAAATCAGGCAGGCTGGTAATAACCTCCTGTCCATAATCAACGATATATTAGATTTTTCAAAAATAGAATCCGGCAAGCTGCAGATTATCAACGCGCCCTACCTCTTGAGTTCCCTGCTTAATGACGTGGTTAATATCATACGGATCAAGGTTGGGGATAAACCCATCATCTTTTTGGTAAACGTCGATCCCCGGCTTCCCAATAATCTTATCGGCGACGAATCGAGGATACGGCAGATTCTGATTAATATACTGTCCAACGCGGCAAAATATACCAAAGAAGGATATGTAAAACTCACCGTAAGCGCCCAGGCTAAAGATGGTTCCCTGAATCTGATCTTTGAGACCGCAGACAGCGGTATGGGCATAAGAAAAGAGGATTTTGTACATCTGTTTGGCGATTTTGTGCGTCTGGATGAGACCCGTACCCGGGGAATTGAAGGTACCGGCCTAGGACTTGCCATAACCCGCAGTCTCTGCCGGGCTATGGACGGAGATATTACCGTAACTAGTGAATACGGCAAGGGTTCGGTATTTATCGCCCGCATTCCCCAGCGCTACCAGGGGGAAGAAAAGCTGGCGTTGGTTGAAAATCCTGGCGCCAAGGGGGTATTGCTTTTTACCCCCGAGGGTATGTATGCCGCTTCAATCCGGCAGACCCTTTATGACCTTGAGGTGCCGGCCCTGACGGCCGGGAGCAGGGAAGAATTTTTTAAGCGCCTTGGGGAGCTGCCCTTCGCCTTTGTCCCGGTTCCGGAGCTGGAAGAAGCCCGGCGGATCATCGGGGAAAAGCGGCTGGATACCAAAATAGCGATCCTCGCCCATTTGGGAGAATTTCCCGCTTATAAGGATATCCCCGTTATCGAGGCGCCTGCTTATGCGATTCCCATAGCCAATGTTCTTAACGGCGTCTCCGGCACTCAGGAAAAAAAATACAGCGCCGTCAAGTTCACCGCCCCGGAAGGACGGATACTGATTGTGGATGATATTGTTACTAATCTTACCGTAGCAGAAGGGCTCCTGGCGCCCTACCAAATGAAGGTTACCTGCTGTACCGGCGGCATTGAGGCCATAGGGCTGGTGGAAAAAAACCGCTATGACCTGGTTTTTATGGACCACATGATGCCCGGCATGGATGGTATTGAAGCAACCAAGGCGATTCGGGACTTACACACCGAATACAGTCAGGCCCTGCCAATTGTTGCCCTTACTGCCAACGCCATATCGGGGATGCGGGAAATGTTCCTGGAAAAGGGCTTCAATGATTATATTTCCAAGCCCATAGAACTCAAGCAACTGGATGAAATTCTGCGGAAATGGATTCCCGAGGCAAAAAAGCAGAAGGTCGCGTCCCCCTCCGCAGTTTCCCCGAAAACAGCTGCGACGCCGGGCGCCATTCCGGGGGTGGATACCGCCAGGGGCTTAGCCATGACCGGGGGCAGTGAAGTCTCTTACCGTAAAGTGCTGAGCTCATTCCGCAATGACGCTCTGGAACGGCTGCCCTTAATGGAACGCCTTCCCACGGAGTCTGAGCTTTCCCAATTTACCACCAACGTTCATGCCCTCAAAAGCGCTGCCGGAACCATCGGGGCTGCCGCCGTATCTCAGGAAGCGGAGGAACTGGAGGCTGCGGGAAAGGCAGGGGACCTGGCTCTTATCACAGATCTACTATCGGGATTTTACCGGGACCTCCAAAATCTGGCGGATGGTATAGGCCGGGTCCTGAATGACGGCGCCCTGCAGAATCAGGATAGTAACACTACGGGAAGGGCCGCCGAATATCTGCCTCTGTTTACAGAACTCGCAGAATCACTGAAACAGGAAGATATCGGGACCGTGCACCGGCTCCTTGCGGAACTGGAGGCAGCGGCGCTTGACGGAAAAACCCGGGATAGTCTTGCTGCGATTTCCAACGCGGTTTTAATGAGCGACTTTGAAGATGCAATCAAGGCCGTTGAAAGGATGTTATCGGAATGA
- a CDS encoding response regulator — protein sequence MESEQELLILVDDNPTNLMNGINVLSEKYNVFTAPSAKKMFALLEKHRPDLILLDIEMPEMNGYEAIKILKEKDETRDIPVIFLTGKTETNDELDGLTLGAIDYITKPFVPSLLLKRIEVHLLVESQKRTMESQKQKLEVQQRELQYYNDNLKKAFSTYVSGDVVQDVMSDPSRLQLGGSKRNMTAIFTDIQGFTSAAEILDPEDLVRLLNVYLSGMSDIIMEEKGTIDKYEGDAIMAFFGAPLDLPDHARRACTSAVLMKYKEREINAYLIEKKISPVPLFTRIGINTGDMVVGNMGSERKMNYTIMGNAVNLASRLEGVNKQYGSRILVTEETLKAAGDGFLTRRLDTVRVMGVVTPVQIHELLDTAESASVEIQKLVESFNHARDIFENRDWAAAEAAFEGVLKGDPNDGPARLFLERARAFGQKPPETDWDGVFNLSEK from the coding sequence ATGGAAAGTGAACAGGAATTGCTTATATTGGTCGATGATAATCCCACCAACTTGATGAATGGGATAAATGTGTTAAGTGAAAAGTACAATGTTTTTACCGCCCCCTCAGCAAAAAAAATGTTTGCCCTTTTGGAAAAACACCGGCCGGACCTGATCCTGCTTGATATTGAAATGCCCGAGATGAACGGTTACGAGGCTATCAAAATCCTCAAGGAAAAAGATGAAACCAGGGACATCCCGGTTATCTTCCTGACCGGTAAAACTGAAACCAACGATGAACTTGACGGTTTAACCCTGGGGGCCATTGATTACATAACCAAACCCTTTGTACCATCACTTTTACTGAAACGTATTGAGGTACACCTTCTGGTGGAATCCCAGAAAAGGACCATGGAATCCCAGAAACAAAAGCTGGAAGTACAGCAGCGGGAATTACAGTATTACAACGACAACCTGAAAAAAGCTTTTTCAACCTATGTATCCGGGGATGTGGTACAGGATGTGATGAGCGACCCTTCCCGGCTGCAGCTTGGGGGATCAAAACGGAACATGACCGCAATATTTACGGATATTCAGGGCTTTACAAGCGCTGCGGAAATACTGGACCCGGAAGATTTGGTACGGCTGCTTAATGTCTATCTTTCCGGCATGAGCGATATTATCATGGAAGAAAAAGGAACCATAGATAAATATGAAGGGGATGCCATCATGGCCTTTTTCGGCGCCCCCCTGGATCTGCCGGATCACGCCCGGCGGGCCTGTACCTCGGCGGTCCTCATGAAATACAAGGAACGGGAAATCAATGCCTACCTCATTGAAAAAAAGATAAGCCCTGTTCCGCTTTTTACCCGGATCGGGATAAATACCGGGGACATGGTGGTGGGGAATATGGGCAGTGAACGGAAGATGAACTACACCATCATGGGAAACGCAGTAAATCTGGCGTCCCGGCTTGAGGGGGTGAACAAACAATACGGAAGCCGCATTCTGGTTACAGAAGAAACCCTTAAGGCAGCGGGGGATGGCTTCCTGACCCGCCGGCTCGACACGGTGCGGGTGATGGGTGTAGTGACGCCGGTACAAATCCATGAGCTTTTGGATACCGCAGAATCGGCGTCGGTGGAAATCCAAAAACTTGTCGAATCATTTAACCATGCCCGGGATATTTTTGAAAACCGGGACTGGGCCGCCGCAGAAGCGGCCTTTGAAGGAGTATTGAAAGGGGACCCAAATGACGGACCGGCTCGATTATTCCTGGAACGGGCCAGGGCCTTTGGGCAAAAACCGCCCGAAACGGACTGGGACGGGGTGTTTAACCTCAGCGAAAAATGA